Within the Halichoerus grypus chromosome 2, mHalGry1.hap1.1, whole genome shotgun sequence genome, the region AAAATAAAAGGCGCATTAAAAAATATGTCCATACAGCTGAAGGTAAACAAAACTACCCTTCCTAGATCAAGAAGTTTGCttaaggggcgcccgggtggctcagtcagttaagcatctgccttcggctcaggtcatgatcctggggccatgggatcaagtcccacattaggctccctactcaggagaaagcctgcttctccctctgcttcaacATTTACCCACCTACCTCAGAAATCTGAGGATGCTATAATTTCATGAGAAAGAAGACTGTGAATAAGTTTACTATAAAGGATAGAATAAAAGCTCCTGACAAAAATGTTACACAGAGATTCAGAAGAAATTTCCAAAAAGGTTTTCAAATCCGTAGTaaagcataatgtataaaaatatagcacttatgaaattttaaaatgaaagaaagccaCAAGAAACACGTTGTCTGCAGatcttcaggaaaaaataaatgtgcacaCACAACACTCCAAAGAGGAGACAGTAGATTTATACACATATTCAAAGCCAGACAATAACATTTTCTATGTTGTGTATTAACATGGAAAGTCTAGTCTGTTTTTAGACTGAAGATGCTGAAAGCACCCCAAAGAAGAGAACTGTGCTGGGGACGAGACTTTGGGCTTCATTATCTGGGAGATGACTAAATGAAGGTACGGTTACAAAGAATGCatttaaggaaatacattttgaaCCACTGCCATAGCAACAGAGTCCCCAGCTTCTCATGCATGAGCTACTGTTTCTCCCTGAACACAAAAATACTGCAAGGCACATTCTGGGACCAGGGCCACATTATTCTGGAGAATTAAGACTTGAATTCCTAGAAAGACGAAAAGGCAGGCCCTAAGGCCCCCAGCAGGGCTGTGGAAGGGAGCAACGAAGAAGGAACCTTCACACTAAGTTAGCTGGGTAGGTATCATGGAGACAGCAGTGAAGAACACTTTGGGAGGGCTCACCACACCTGCCTGTCCCTAAGCAGCAGCTCCCCTGTGGAATCCGTGCCTGTGCACAGCCTCTCACCCATGTGTCTGCTGATCTGCCCCTGTTTACAACCTGCCTGATGTGCTGTTTCCACAAGGGTCTGTCCAATTAAAGACTCAAACTTCTAGATCACTTTCCTTCATTTATGCCACGTTATTCCTCAGCTCagtgcttacttttttttttttttaattttatttatttatttgactgagagacacagcgagagagggaacacaagcagggggagtgggagagggagaagcaggcttcccgccgagcagggagcccaatgtggggctcgatcccaggaccctgggatcatgacctgagccaaaggcaggtgcttaatgacagagccacccaggtgcccccagtgctCACTTCTGATCAATTCCAAGCTGCCTGGTTACTCCAAATGCCTTCTCTCAGAGGTCCATCTGGTCTTGTTGATAACCACAATGCTGTTATAAAGCGCCTGCCTCTCCCGCATAACTGGACTTTTTGTGGATCATGGTGCAATTCCTGACACCTAGGACAGCTCTCTCTCAAAACCAGAACACACATTAAATAGGGCtttcggggagcctgggtggctcagtcgttgagtgtctgccttcggctcaggtcatggtcccagggtcctgggatcgagccccgcattgggctccccgctcagccggaagcctgcttctccctctcccactccccctgcttgtgttccctctctcgctgtctctctctctgtcaaataaataaataaaatcttaaaaaaaaaaaaaaaatagggctttCGGACCTGACACCACTGTTAAAAGACTAAGTCtgagtgttgtttttttctaagcTTTCTAGAATGAAGGGTTGTCTATTTCCAGTCTCCCCCATCACACTCACTTTCCTATGGGCTCCCCATAGCATCTCCTCATTGTGGGTACTCAGTCAGACGATGACATTTCGTGACTGTCTTGGTTACTCTATAAGGTAAATTAGGTGTGAGCAGGGACCAGAGGCAAGGCTCTAAATAAAATTACCCATAGAGTGACTCAGCAAACCTATGCTGAGCAAAGAACATAAAATGTTGGAGTTAggcccacacttttttttttttttttaagattttatttatttatttgagagagcgagagcgagacagcgtgagcatgagcagggggaggagcagaaggagagggacaagcggactctgcgctgagcacggagccagctgtggggcttgatcccaggaccctgagccgaaatcaagagtcagatgcttaactgactgagccccccaggcccaCTCCTTTTAGAAAGATAAAGGCTTAGGGAGGAGAAGAATTCTGCTTAACATACCAGAGCTTGGCCAATATGACAAACCTCTTTCTGATGTGTTTTGTTCCGGATTGAGCAGCTCCTCGGGGGCACAAGAGTCTGctaggaggggaggggagctgtgAGAAGGCTGGCTCCCATGCTGCTCTAACACAGCTTCCAGTTCGGCCATTTCCTGCTGGAGCTTTATCAGGTTATCTTGCATGGTATCCCTCTGCTGTAAACACAAGAAATGACACCAGGAAAGTCACACTCTTTTAGCAACTTGCCAGAGAGCAAGAATATGTCACACCAATTAATTTTAGCACGGGAACCAAAACCACCTCATATGGAATTATGAGTTCTGGCTGAACACCTTTTAATCCAACCATATTCCTGCAATTAATGCccatgaaattatttcagaataatgttagggtggggaaaaaaaaaaaaaaactcttcaaacTCTCCCAAATAGACTTGGCTTTATTGTGATGTCCTTTCAAAGctggttattttcttttcaagctagggagcaaaaaaaaaaaaaactacaatgaagGTACTCAAACACGATATTTAAAATTAGCATGattctgttaacattttacaCAGGCTGTGTTTCACAGATTTGGGACAGTGGGACTCATAAGAGATTTGGATTAGTCCATATAATAACGTCTGATTTCTGGCTGCTGAGgactcttcttctgggattctttGACCATTTAGTttctaaaagagagagagcaaagagctAATCCACTGATTTATCTATTTGTTCAACAACTATTCGCTGACCATCTATTATATGCGAGGCACGTTCTAGTTCTGGGGATTATAGCCCTCATGGTGTTGCCGTTCTGCATCCGGAGAGGGTACCTAGAGATCACCTGCTGGAGGGAAGGATCTAGCAGAAAGAGCCCTGGGAAATCCTGTAAGGACAGTTATTGTTTTCAATTCAAGATAATGGGCTCTTCTTGCTTATGGGGCTTCTAatgtttatttctccatttaaggaagaaatctgCTAAGCCTTAGGTTTTTGGTAAGTAAAGAGCTTTCCAAAACATACATTTCTTCATCACTGTTAAAAGGAACATCAACGGTTGCCGGCGAACCCCAGGGAAACAGACTGTTTCACCCTCCGTTGCTTCTGATCCTTGCAAACGACTTTGCCCTCTACTAAAAACAAGCCATCTACTTTCTCCCACAACACTGAGTTCACAGTTTTCAGGTTTTCATGACCAGAAAACGTATTCCCAGCGTCACAAAGGCTTCTGCTGCTGCCCTGAGACCGCCCTGTGGCCAGCGTCTGCGGCAGCGCCATCGCCACCACGTGGTGCTTGTGGGTAGTTCTGTTGCTGATCACAGCCTGGCCCTGGAGCCGCCTCAGTAAATCTGGAAGGAAACCGAGTGCACAGCTATCTGATAAGCTTCTGAAGCCCTATTAGTCACTTCTGGCATGACCATCACATCTGAACCTCTCTGTGGCCATTAAATAGGttagaaaatcaggaaaaatagTAACAGGAGAACTGTAATTAGAGAACTTTCCTTTGGGTTTTCCCAAAGGAATTACTTTATAACCTAAATTCCCTTGCAGGTAATTGCCCAGATACATTTGGGAGACCAAAACCAAATTGCTtactgaggctttttttttttctaattcttaagTGTTTCTGGAATTGGCCCTATTCTTCTTTTCTATTCCCAACATGCTACTCTGATCTCTTTTAATACAGCTGCATTACTGTGGAAGTTCTTTAAAAGCCATGTTTATCATGTCTCTTTCTTCCATAAGGACCTTAGTGGTATACCACTGCTCAGGTAAGTTAATACTTTCTGAACACCATATAATTATTACTCATACTGCCCTCAGGATGAAGTCCAAATTCCTAAGCACAGCATTCAAAAGGCCTTTCACACCctgatcttttatttcttccctaaaCTACCCATGTGCCCTGTTTTCCAGTCACAGGAAAACTGTgctttctggacatttcatgccTCGGTGTCTTTGCCTCGATTGctgcctcccttctctttctaccTGGAAAAACTCTTCTCCTCTTGCGAGGTCCAGCTCAAATGGCTCCTTTGGAAGTCCCCACCATCTACATCTACTATCAGGAACGATCCCCCACTACCTCAGTCATACTGCTAATGCATTAGTATATCGAAGTGGAATACTGGACCCTTCCTGATGGGAGGAATCGTTCCTTAATCATTTTTGTGTTCCCGATGCCTAACAGGTAGTAAGTACTCAGTCAATGTTTAatgcagaaatgaatgaatgaatgaatgaatgaatacagttAATCAGTCTTTGATTAAAAACAGATACTAATGGTACCAAATTAGGGTTTCTCTATCTCCTATATACTTCTCcttaattcagtttttaaacaGATAGAGGGAAAAGATCCTGCTTCAATCATTTTGCCTGTCTGTGCTACTGTAGATTTAAGTTAGCCAGGAAATCTGACCTTAAGTCTGTTTTGGGGTAAATGCTTGATAAAAACACTTTGCAAAATGAATCTTGAAGAAATAGACATATCTCTGGGAATAAGATCGGGAATATGAAAAACAAGGAGGTTGGACAGAATCAGAAATTGAGACCTACAACCTTAAAACACAAGGGACAAAAAGGTGAAAGGCACTGGTGAAAGGTCAACAGAGCCCCAAATCCACACCCACAAAGGATCATAGGAGTTGCAGAGAAAAGGTCTGCTTAGTCTTTTTGTTCATTAGTCACCATGGCAATCCCGTAGACGGGGAGAACACTGGTGACAACTCAGTACGGAACAGGTTTCTTCCTGACTTCCTGACCAGGTTTAAATCCTAGAGGGATCTGCTCTGTACAGAAAACAGGCAAAGACAAGCCCTTTCTTTCTGTAGTCCTCACAGCAATGCCAAGAATTAGAAGATTTTAAAACCGGATACCACCTGTGTTGGCAAAGATACAGGGAAATGGGAATCATCAAGTACCACAGGGGCTGGAAGAATACACATTTGTTCAGTCCTTCTGAAGAACAATGTAACAATATGTATCAAAGACCAAACATTCCAGTCCTAGGAATTTATACTAAAGAAATCATTGGGAACATGGGCAAATATTTAGCTATCAAGATACTATTACAGgagcgcctgactggctcagtcagtagagcacgcaactcttgatcttggggtcgtgagtttaagccccatgttgggtgtagagtttacttaaaaaataaaaaataaaagatattaccATAGTGCTGTACATAATAGCAAACTGTGCCTCTTACCCTGCAACCCTCATATTCAGCAACAGGTCGAATAAATCATGGCTTACCCAAAAGACAGAATACTCtatgtaattaaaaatgaatCACTGAAGAAAACTTAATGACAGAAAAAACAACATTACAATGTAAGTACATGGAGtaggatataaatattttttaaaggtaaggtGTACACATCCTCTTGTGCACATacagaaagaagaatgaagaatatGTATCaataagttaataataataattactggGTAACCCACagaatttagtattttaaataactAATGTACGCACATGGTATAAAACTCAAGGCACAAAAGGATATTCGGGGAAAAGTagggcttcctcctcctcctcccagtctTCTACTTCCCCGCTCCGAAGGCAACTACTATTACCTGTTCTGTGAAGATGATGGTGTTATCTTTAAACGCTGTGATAGAGTGCTTTTTCGAGACTGTTCTTTCTGTCATACTGGAACATTCATGTTATCAAATGCCGCAGATATGACAAGGCTCTTATCCCATTCATAAGTAACCCCAATATTGGTCTTGACCATGAGATACAGGAAGTAAAATtgtgtactttcttttttaaagaaaaaagaggactTACAGGCACCAAAGAACAAACAACTACCAGattagaagagaaagaacaaaaagaaatctcCACGAAACAACGAAAGGCTAGATCGTCTCTAACAGAAAGAGAATTCTGTAGGTTCCAATTTGGTCCCGAGAATAAACACACCCCTCTCTTTCATACAGTAGTGCTTTCATAGATATTTTTTCTATAGGGAGAATTCGTTTTGAAGGTTTAGCTTATTCATTAAATTCAGGATTGAGTGTTCTCAGCCAGctagtatatatgtgtgtgtgtacgaaACAAAAGGCAGCATGAGTTCCGTTCAGATGCTTACAATCTACTTTGAGGAGACAAGGTACCATGAATTCTAAAAGATGATACAAGCAAATGTCAGAATGTGGGATGCACGCTACCAAACGCTGAggacacaacacacacacacccacacaagcTTTTTACCTGAGTGGTTAAAATATCACTCTGAGAGGACAACCCTGAATAGTCTTCAGAGAGGCTTGTTTCACTCTTGTACCCAGATGCCACTTCACCTTAAATGATGACAAAAATAGGCTCAGATGTAAAAACAGACAGCACATACTGCAACTTGCTGTACCCATGTCTTCCCATTGGCAGGACAAACTTCACTTTCGGGTTATGCAAAATGATTATTACACTCCTTGTTTTGGGACACCTGGATTTCCTCTTGGAAATCATAACAACGAAAACCAGAAACAAGTCCACCAACAATTAGATCTCACACAAAGAAGATGTGCTAGTTGGGTAAAGGACTTCTAAGGAAAGGCACCTTAGGAGGAACATGTGTAAAGTTTAAGAAGCAGTGACTTTAGTTGCACTTGGAAACTTGTAAAACGTGCTCCCCCACAAGGCATCAACAGTTAGCTCATTTCTAGAATACGGACGGGGGCAAACACAAAAACCTGGTTCCAATACCTAAGTCTGAATCCACACTCTGCTCTTCTTCGTGATTATCTTCTTCGAGGCCAAGTTCCCTTTCATCATCATCTGAAACCAATTCCTTGTCACTCAGAACGTCCAGGTTTTCAGACTGATGCCTCACTTGTTTGGAAGGAGGATCAAACATCAAGAAAGGATCCTGGGTATTTGTATTAACAGTCAAGTCTTCCAATGCACTGGACTGTGAAGAAAATAAGCTACCAGAACACCTCGCTTCCTCACTAAGGTGATGTTCCTGGGATGCCTTTGCTGATGGCACTTGGTTACTGAGGTCACTTAAACTACTCTTCAGTGAGTCTAGgttctcctctgttttcttagACAGACCCTCTGTGGCAACAGCATTGTGACTGGTAGACTGAGAAGGTGTGTTGGTTACTTTACCAAATAGTAAGTGTTGGAAGCAGGGAAGCTCTTCCTCCTCACTAGATGTGTTCTCTTCTGAGGACTCTAATTTCCTGGCCCCTCTTTGGTGACCCTGGGCCAAATGTGTATCATCTAAAGGGCTAGGGCTCCTTCTGAATTCTCCTTTCTGGACACTTTTGCTAAAGACAGCAGATCTTTCCTTAATGTCACTTTCAGCAAAGCTGATTTTTCCCTTTACTTTGTCACCATTTAATAGATCATCGGGTGTCTCCGAACAAACCTGAGAAGCACAACTACTTCCCATAGGTTGTTCGGGGTTATCTAAAATTAGACATGGAGAGAAATCTGCATTAACAGACAGAACTACGCCTTCATTTTCtccttgccttttcatttccggATGTTTACAGTTATTTACAGGAAGGCTTTGCTTATAGACTTCAGGTTGCATAAGACCTAATCTGAGCATAGCATTTAATTTAGGTCCTCGGTTTCCACCTAGCTCTGCCTGAATGTTTTCACCACTGGAACCTACTTCATTAATACTAGAGCCTACTTCATTAGTACTGGAACCTACTTCATTAACACTGCTTGAGCTGACTTCTTTAAAGGTGCTTTCTCTGATGTTATTTTGGCTAATTGTGCTCACTGTACTTTGAATGACGCTCTCATTTCCCATTGCTCTTTCAGGTGACATTGAATGTTGCTCAAACCTTTCCTCTGACGGGTTTTTCTTACATAGAGTTTTAACAGATGATCTGATGGGAGAAAGTGGTGGTATATGATAAGGGTTTTGGGAAATTCCATGGTTATTTGCAATAAGGAGTTCAGTTTCCTTGCCTCTGAACTGAGATGACTGACAAAGCCTAGCACCTCCTTTTATGCTACATTTGGCATCATTGCCTGGCTTCTTAGCTTTCTGACCAACTGCAGAAAAGCCTGCAGTTGCATGAACTGCCTGCACATACTTGATTTCAGACTCTTTCTTTCcctgattttcttctctctgtccaCATTCAAGAGTGACTTTTGGACTTTGTTTCCTTAAGGCCCCAGAGTGGGCACAGACCGTTGCACAGTCCTTGTCTGGATCTCCTGGATTTGAAAACAGAGCAAATGACTGACGCTTTGAAACCCTGAACATATTGAGTACATACTGTACATCAAGTTCACTCTCTTCCATTTCTATGCTTGTCTCCTGAGTGTGGTTATCTTCGCATGTCAATGGATCTGCAAAACCCTCTGTGTCATTTCTAGCATCTTTAGAACAACCGTGGATAGGTTCCTTGGGGTTTTCAATTGCTGCGCACAGACTCGCACGTTGATTTGGTGCTGTTTTTGCCTTCCTTATTAGGGTGTCAGCTCCCAGTAACGAGATACTGTCCTGAGTGCTGTCATCAGTGTCAGGTACCAATGAAATATTGGTACTCTCTACAGATCTTTCAGTTTGCAAACCTCGTCCTCCACTCAATAGCAGCTCTTTGGGATCTCTGGTACTATCAGACACTTGAATCGTTCCTCGgctctcttctatttcttctcttcGAAGGCTAGGATTGACAAACTCTTGAGGTTTATTAGAACTTGAACAGTTAGGGAAAAACCCAGGTACGTTTGTTAAATTTAGCTCTGGAAAAGCATGACTGGCAAGTCTcttatttatctgttcacctgGCTTACTACCCTTCTTGGCTCCAGTTGCAGGTTCTTTATCTTCCATGAGCTGAAGCGTTTTGCTGTGTCGGACTGGCATTTGGTCCAGATGTTGTTTCTTCATCTCTTCACTGCTAGAACAACTATCGATCTGTAGTTCGCTATGATCAGGTGGGCTTGGATTTCTATTGACTACGAATTCAAGCACACAAGCGTGCCTGGTGGAGGACTTCCTCCTCAGCCTGTTCTTCTTAGGGGCTTTCAAACTGGAGCTATTTAATTCCAGTTCCATAGTGCTTATACTGCTGCTTATCGGTTCAGCTTTGCTTCTAAAAGCAGATTCTTTTTCCAATGATTCTGTTGGGTTAgcatttttctcattctgaacATAATCACCTTTTGTTTCATTCTCAGgaccattatttataatattcatcACATGACCATTTCGCTCGATTTGGTCAGTTCCCTCAACTAGCTCTTCAGGAGTCTTTGGAACAATGGCCAAATCTACTTTCTTGATAAAATCCTCAGGATGAAGGCCTGATGTAGTTCTCCTTTTACGCTTTACTTTATTCGTGAGGGGATGGGCTCGTGTTGTCTGAGGTTCTATAGCACATGCTCCTATAATTGGATCTTCATTCGTGTGGCTCACGTTAGGGAGGCTTGCCTTCCTCCGGTAggttttcccaaatattttatcttcGATATTACTCTCTACTGACTTGGTGTGGACTCTTTCACTTTCACATATCAAAGCATCCTGAGGATCACTGGCCATTAAGTCTATTTTCTCAGAAGAACCAGAATATCCGTCCACTTCATTTGGAACTTCTATTGCACCAGCTACTTCACTATTCAATTCAGATCCCCCGTCATGTGAGTCATCGGGAGTTAACATTTCATCACTTCTGGAAAACCACTCATTAACTTTCTGTATGCTACTATTCAGTGTTATCCAAGGAACATCTTGGGAATCTCTAGGACTGTCAGAGCATGGaggtttctgtttcttcagttcTTTTCTCCCACACAGGGGATCAGCATTCAGAAGTACCTTTTTCTCTGTGCTGGGAGTCTGCCTATCATTACATGTTTCCTTACTTTCAGCCCATCTGCTCTGTTGGCTCCTTCCTAAGCCaggctgtttgtttttattacagAATTCAGCCTTCTCTACATTCATTCTGTCTTTAGTGAGTAATAAACTGCTGTTCCCATGCCATAATGAGCTGGCATGAGTATTTGTGCCACATGGCTCCACATGCAAGTTTGAAACAGAAATACCCTGATACTTTTCTGGATGCTTCTCAGTTGCATGCTTCTCAGTGGTGGTCAAATCTTTATTACCGGATTGATGATGTTCAATATTTGTTATGTCCTCAGAAATTTCACAAGCAGCTGAAAGTATACAAAAACAACAAGGTGCTTAAAAATTGCATTACCATGAAAAAATATGTACACTTAATATGTACACTTAATACAACTTGGAAATAAAGCACCTGGCTATTTTTAGAGAAACTAACCTCACAAACCACCAAGTATACTGAAGATGTAGCTCATGCACTTTCAGAGAATTCCTATTTATCTAGATTCTCATTATTTCCACTCATGATACTTAAAACTTTAACTTCAGAATTCTCCCTGTTCATAAACCACACCTCCTATTTCCCTAACCTCTGACAGTGAACTAAAAGCAGACTGGGTATCAGATATACAGTGCTCTGTTCTATCTTCCGACTCATACTCCCTATATTTAAATACCAGTgtacaggaagggaaaaatgaagggggggaaatcggagggggagatgaaccatgagagactatggactctgagaaacaaactgaggattctagaggggagggaggtggggggatgggttagcctggtgatgggtattaaagagggtacgtactgcatggagcactgggtgttacacacaatgaatcatggaacactacatcaaaaactaatgatgtagggcgcctgggtggctcagttggttaagcgactgccttcagctcaggtcatgatcctggagtcccgggatcgagtcccgcatcgggctccctgctcagcagggagtctgcttctccctctgaccctcctccctctcatgctctctgtctctcattctctccctcgcaaataaataaaatcttaaaaaaaaaaaaacaaaaaactaatgatgtaatgtatggtgattaacataacataataattaaaaaaaataaaaataaaagaatgctaaaaaaaaaaaaaaagatgaaacacaAACCCGTCAATTAAAAGGCAACAACCAGTTACATAGGGTACTATTATAATCACATCAGCCTCGTGCCATTGAAACAGATCAGCCTGTACCATGACATTTGAGAAAGAAGGACATTCGAACTCTGCAAAGAGATGTTGTGAATTATAAATGTCCCAAATGGTCTTCAGAATAATCTGATTACAGTACAGGATCTACCCATTCTCTCTTCAATGCCCGTTAAGTTGGGAAGACTTATCATTACCCTTTTTTGCAGAATTCAAACTGGCTTCAGCCCTGGCTCCTTGAGGGGTGATTTGTAACAACTCGTCACCTTCCACActacagagaaaagacagaagcCTTAATGAGAAACACTAGTTATATGCTCAAAGAGCTGTCAAATAAGCAAGATCAAGTATTTTAGCTCCTCTAGGTATGGTTGCAGTAAGCTGATCAATTTGATTCACTTTTTGAAGTTTGCACTCTGCTTTAGAAACTTCCAGTCAAAATGAAATGGTCAAAGACTGAGGAAAAACAGTCACAAAAATCAGAGTAGTCGCATAGATACATTGCTTTATGGACGGGCAAaagagaactaaaatttaaatggtAGCCAAACAATACCCAAAgatagtaaaggaaaaaaaaaaaaaaccaacataatttaaaagtatatctTAATGAGAAAGCAAGAGCAAAGATACTTAAACAAAGGGCGCGCTGGGATAGAGCAGACATTCTAATAAAACACAACGCTGCCTCTGTGCTTCTCTTCCAGCtaaaaaacattttctcccaaTGAGAGATTAGGAAAAAGTCATTTGCAAACAAGATCTGACTGGCAATGGTACCACCATAGTTCAGACAAGCCATCACAGATCTTAGGGTTAAGCAATAATTCCTAAGGAAAGCAATTTGACAGGTAACCCAGTTGGGGGGTGGTGGCTTGTAGATTATTGTATAATTCATATAGACAAAGCTTGAGAGATAGATGGAattaaggaacaaaaaaagaattgaaaatgaaGCCCTTTAATATTTTCATGAGCCAAAATGCTACTGTGCGTGAGGAACTAAGTCAGACACAACTGTCTGCTGGAAGCAAGTCTGAGCAGGATTCTGTTATTTTATACTCTTCTGGACTCCACTAAGaggttttctcacctataaaaagTAAACTACCTTTAAGGTCTGTTCCAATGCCATGATTCTAACCTAAAAACCAATCCTTAATATTAATTAACTAAATACAAAAATGCCAACTACACAGACACAGGCTCTCTTTAACTCACCTGCAATAAGTTGCCTTATTAACTGTATCTTCAGAAGAATCAGATCCTAAAAAAATTCCCCAGATAACAAATcaataaaaggatttttattgAAAGAGTTAATAAATGTACTCGTTGCACAACAgatattcattcaagaaatattactGCACACTCactatatataaaatcttcagACATAATGAAACATATGGCAAGTCACACAGAAGTCCCAAGTCTGAAtcacagctctgccacttgccagcTTTGTTTTCTTGGCAAAATGTCTCAACCTCCGTGTGCCTTTTTTTGCTCATGTGTAAAGTAAGTATAATAACATTAACAACCTCATGGGTTTGCCAAGGATCTTAAATGAGTTTTGCAAGTAAGGCCCACTAGTGCCTGGACCGTGGTAAGTGCTCCTAAATATTCGCTATTAtagttattttgattatttttatgacaCAACACCTGTTGTCTTGGGACTTATGATCTTTAAGAGGGGAAAAGACATACAGGTAATTTCAAAAGAATCTGGTAAGTGCTATGGTAGACATATGGTGGTGCTTGGGAACCCAAAGAGGGTCACTCTTTCCAATTATAAATACATTCTAAAAGATAAGACAATTAGAGAGACCTGTTTGAATGGAGCTCTGCTCTTCTTAAAAGTCTTCCTAGTCTAGTACAATGTATCCTGGATCCCTCCAAATGCTCTAGCCATCCCATCATGTTATTTCTTATCCCTACTCTCCATCTTCCCAAAGCGTGTTTACACATGCTATAATCAAGACAGCCTTCCTTTGTTCTCTTTATAAAATAAGggtcttattttataaaaaggtgAGCACTACATCTTTTACACTATCTGTAACACACCATaaggctagaaaaataaaattattttatttccacttcCCAAAGTTCCCTGTCATTGTATAAATTATGAGGCTTTTGGTATAACTGTAAGACAATAATACAGCAACTATTATTCTAAACTTACAAAATCTGTGTCTCTTACCCAATTCAATGTAGACAGACTTATTCTGAGGCTGTATCTGCTG harbors:
- the BRCA1 gene encoding breast cancer type 1 susceptibility protein isoform X1, yielding MLEIVVFPTQSFYLPKLETSIEAEMEEMDLPADRVEEVQNVLNAMQKILECPICLELIKEPVSTKCDHIFCKFCMLKLLNQRKGPSQCPLCKNDITKRSLQESTRFSQLVEELLKIIHAFELDTGLQFANSYNFSKKENNSPEHLKEEVSIIQSMGYRNRAKRLRQSEPENPALQETNLSVQLSDLGLVRSLRTKQQIQPQNKSVYIELGSDSSEDTVNKATYCSVEGDELLQITPQGARAEASLNSAKKAACEISEDITNIEHHQSGNKDLTTTEKHATEKHPEKYQGISVSNLHVEPCGTNTHASSLWHGNSSLLLTKDRMNVEKAEFCNKNKQPGLGRSQQSRWAESKETCNDRQTPSTEKKVLLNADPLCGRKELKKQKPPCSDSPRDSQDVPWITLNSSIQKVNEWFSRSDEMLTPDDSHDGGSELNSEVAGAIEVPNEVDGYSGSSEKIDLMASDPQDALICESERVHTKSVESNIEDKIFGKTYRRKASLPNVSHTNEDPIIGACAIEPQTTRAHPLTNKVKRKRRTTSGLHPEDFIKKVDLAIVPKTPEELVEGTDQIERNGHVMNIINNGPENETKGDYVQNEKNANPTESLEKESAFRSKAEPISSSISTMELELNSSSLKAPKKNRLRRKSSTRHACVLEFVVNRNPSPPDHSELQIDSCSSSEEMKKQHLDQMPVRHSKTLQLMEDKEPATGAKKGSKPGEQINKRLASHAFPELNLTNVPGFFPNCSSSNKPQEFVNPSLRREEIEESRGTIQVSDSTRDPKELLLSGGRGLQTERSVESTNISLVPDTDDSTQDSISLLGADTLIRKAKTAPNQRASLCAAIENPKEPIHGCSKDARNDTEGFADPLTCEDNHTQETSIEMEESELDVQYVLNMFRVSKRQSFALFSNPGDPDKDCATVCAHSGALRKQSPKVTLECGQREENQGKKESEIKYVQAVHATAGFSAVGQKAKKPGNDAKCSIKGGARLCQSSQFRGKETELLIANNHGISQNPYHIPPLSPIRSSVKTLCKKNPSEERFEQHSMSPERAMGNESVIQSTVSTISQNNIRESTFKEVSSSSVNEVGSSTNEVGSSINEVGSSGENIQAELGGNRGPKLNAMLRLGLMQPEVYKQSLPVNNCKHPEMKRQGENEGVVLSVNADFSPCLILDNPEQPMGSSCASQVCSETPDDLLNGDKVKGKISFAESDIKERSAVFSKSVQKGEFRRSPSPLDDTHLAQGHQRGARKLESSEENTSSEEEELPCFQHLLFGKVTNTPSQSTSHNAVATEGLSKKTEENLDSLKSSLSDLSNQVPSAKASQEHHLSEEARCSGSLFSSQSSALEDLTVNTNTQDPFLMFDPPSKQVRHQSENLDVLSDKELVSDDDERELGLEEDNHEEEQSVDSDLGEVASGYKSETSLSEDYSGLSSQSDILTTQQRDTMQDNLIKLQQEMAELEAVLEQHGSQPSHSSPPLLADSCAPEELLNPEQNTSERAVLTSEKSSDYPISQNPESLSADKFQVSLDSSTSKNKEPGTRRSSPSQSRLLDTKWYVHSNPRSLENTNCPAQEELVKVVSVEEQQLTKSEARNFMEQSDLPRPDLEGTPYLKSGISLFSADPESDPSTDRAPEPAHISSMPTSTSALKLPQFQAEESAKSTATVHTANTAGYNKREDSVDREKPKVISSTKRVNRRISMVASGLTPKEFMLVHKFARKHHITLTNQISEETTHVIMKTDAEFVCERTLKYFLGIAGGKWVVSYFWVTQSITERKMLDEHDFEVRGDVVNGRNHQGPKRARESRDRKIFRGLEVCCYGPFTNMPTDQLEWMVHLCGASVVKEPSLFTLSEGTHPVVVVQPDAWAEDSGFHAIGQMCEAPVVTREWVLDSVALYQCQELDTYLIPQIPCAATHSSQPCV